Proteins encoded in a region of the Saccharothrix ecbatanensis genome:
- a CDS encoding LacI family DNA-binding transcriptional regulator, whose amino-acid sequence MDPRGARREPTMRDVAALAKVSTKTVSRVINDLPGAGPEVVERVRAAARSLGYRPNLTASSLRRSDRRSATIGVLFEDLSNPFDAALLRAVEDRARQDDVLVLAGSNEDDPDLQRELLTSLATRRVDGIVVMAVGGHQDALQQERERGTPMVLVDRPPTFGGTDSVTTTNRDGSREAVVQLAGLGHRRIAFLGDRQTLWTSQERYTGYLEGLAHTGLTLHEELVRTDLHGPDAAQTATAALFDLDEPPTALFTAQNLVTVGAMRALRERDLHHRVALIGFDDFPLADMLEPAVTVLRQDVPALGRMAAELIFARIRGDQSPPTHAVVPATLVRRGSGEIPPSSARSGARPSALAHQPR is encoded by the coding sequence ATGGATCCACGGGGTGCACGGCGCGAGCCGACCATGAGGGACGTCGCCGCACTCGCCAAGGTCAGCACGAAGACGGTGTCGCGGGTGATCAACGACCTGCCCGGCGCCGGTCCCGAGGTGGTCGAGCGCGTCCGCGCCGCCGCGCGCAGCCTCGGCTACCGGCCCAACCTGACCGCCAGCAGCCTGCGCCGCTCCGACCGGCGCAGCGCCACCATCGGCGTGCTCTTCGAGGACCTGTCCAACCCGTTCGACGCCGCCCTCCTGCGCGCGGTCGAGGACCGGGCGCGGCAGGACGACGTGCTGGTGCTGGCCGGCAGCAACGAGGACGACCCGGACCTGCAACGCGAACTGCTCACGTCCCTGGCCACCCGCCGGGTCGACGGCATCGTCGTCATGGCCGTCGGCGGCCACCAGGACGCCCTCCAGCAGGAACGCGAACGCGGCACCCCGATGGTGCTGGTCGACCGACCACCGACCTTCGGCGGCACCGACAGCGTCACGACCACCAACCGTGACGGCTCACGGGAAGCCGTGGTCCAACTCGCGGGCCTGGGTCACCGGCGCATCGCCTTCCTCGGCGACCGGCAGACCCTGTGGACCAGCCAGGAGCGCTACACCGGCTACCTCGAAGGGCTCGCCCACACCGGCCTGACGCTGCACGAAGAACTCGTCCGCACCGACCTGCACGGCCCCGACGCCGCCCAGACCGCCACCGCCGCGCTGTTCGACCTGGACGAACCGCCGACCGCGCTGTTCACCGCCCAGAACCTCGTCACCGTCGGCGCGATGCGGGCCCTGCGCGAACGCGACCTGCACCACCGGGTCGCCTTGATCGGCTTCGACGATTTCCCCTTGGCCGACATGCTCGAACCCGCTGTCACCGTGCTGCGCCAGGACGTCCCCGCACTCGGCCGCATGGCCGCGGAACTCATCTTCGCCCGCATCCGGGGCGACCAGTCCCCACCGACGCACGCCGTCGTCCCGGCCACCCTCGTGCGCCGCGGTTCGGGAGAGATCCCGCCGTCTTCCGCCCGGTCGGGTGCCCGGCCGAGCGCTCTCGCGCACCAACCGCGATAA
- a CDS encoding sugar ABC transporter substrate-binding protein has product MTGRSRTGVRLTALVSASLLALVTGCGDGGDTAGGGTLVGLVTKTDTNPFFVKMKEGAQQAAGNSGATVQSFAGKQDGDNQSQVDAIENLIGAGAKGILITPNDSKAIVPSVDKARQAGLLVIALDTQLEPADAADATFATDNYQAGLLIGQWAKAKFEAEGKQAKIALLDLNPNQVSVDVQRDQGFLEGFGVDVKDKNRIGDESDPRIVGHDVTDGAPEGGRTAMENLLQKDPGINLVYTINEPAAAGAYEALKAAGKEKDVVIVSVDGGCPGVENVKSGIIGATSQQYPLKMAQLGVEAIAKFAQDGTKPQNTAGKDFVDTGVTLISDQPASGVESKDSAWGLQNCWG; this is encoded by the coding sequence ATGACCGGACGGTCGCGTACGGGCGTCAGGCTCACGGCGCTGGTGTCGGCGTCGTTGCTGGCGCTGGTCACCGGGTGCGGGGACGGCGGCGACACGGCCGGCGGCGGCACGCTGGTCGGGTTGGTCACCAAGACCGACACGAACCCGTTCTTCGTGAAGATGAAGGAGGGCGCGCAGCAGGCCGCGGGCAACTCCGGCGCGACGGTGCAGTCGTTCGCGGGCAAGCAGGACGGTGACAACCAGTCCCAGGTCGACGCGATCGAGAACCTGATCGGCGCGGGCGCGAAGGGCATCCTGATCACGCCGAACGACTCCAAGGCGATCGTGCCGTCGGTGGACAAGGCCCGCCAGGCCGGTCTGCTGGTCATCGCCCTCGACACCCAGCTGGAACCGGCCGACGCCGCCGACGCGACCTTCGCCACCGACAACTACCAGGCCGGGCTGCTGATCGGGCAGTGGGCCAAGGCGAAGTTCGAGGCCGAGGGCAAGCAGGCGAAGATCGCGCTGCTGGACCTCAACCCGAACCAGGTGTCCGTCGACGTGCAGCGTGACCAGGGCTTCCTGGAGGGCTTCGGCGTCGACGTGAAGGACAAGAACCGGATCGGTGACGAGAGCGACCCGCGGATCGTGGGCCACGACGTGACCGACGGCGCGCCCGAGGGCGGCCGGACGGCGATGGAGAACCTGCTCCAGAAGGACCCCGGCATCAACCTCGTCTACACGATCAACGAGCCGGCCGCGGCGGGCGCGTACGAGGCGTTGAAGGCCGCGGGCAAGGAGAAGGACGTCGTGATCGTCTCGGTCGACGGCGGCTGCCCCGGCGTGGAGAACGTCAAGTCCGGCATCATCGGCGCGACCTCGCAGCAGTACCCGCTGAAGATGGCGCAGCTCGGCGTCGAGGCCATCGCGAAGTTCGCCCAGGACGGCACCAAGCCGCAGAACACCGCGGGCAAGGACTTCGTGGACACCGGCGTCACGCTGATCAGCGACCAGCCCGCGTCCGGGGTGGAGTCGAAGGACTCCGCCTGGGGCCTGCAGAACTGCTGGGGCTGA
- a CDS encoding ABC transporter permease — MSTTLSTSHSPGGNPLGGDDAKRSPLARLQHLLHAQATIGPAVVLLASVVVFALLSERFLTPGNISLIVQQVAVVGTLAVGQTIVILTAGIDLSCGAIMVLSSIVMAKVAADTGLPGPFALLLGFLVGTLCGLLNGLLVTRLKLPPFIVTLGTLNVFFALNLWYSESATIRGTDMPSLLLWTGQTINIGGTRITYGSIMMVVLVAAMAFALKNTAWGRHVYATGDDLEASRLSGIRTGRVLLSVYAAAGAVYALSAWILIGRIASASPQAGQMDNLDSITAVVIGGTSLFGGRGAIVGSLIGALIVGVFRNGLALAGVDVLWQTLAVGVLIIVAVSLDQWIRKVKP, encoded by the coding sequence ATGTCGACGACGCTGTCCACGAGCCACTCGCCGGGCGGGAACCCCCTCGGCGGTGACGACGCCAAGCGCTCGCCCCTCGCCCGGCTCCAGCACCTGCTGCACGCCCAGGCGACCATCGGTCCCGCAGTGGTGCTGCTGGCCTCGGTCGTCGTGTTCGCGCTGCTGTCCGAGCGCTTCCTCACGCCCGGCAACATCTCCCTGATCGTGCAGCAGGTCGCGGTCGTCGGCACGCTCGCGGTCGGCCAGACGATCGTCATCCTCACCGCCGGCATCGACCTGTCGTGCGGCGCGATCATGGTGCTCTCCTCGATCGTGATGGCCAAGGTCGCCGCCGACACCGGACTGCCCGGCCCGTTCGCGCTGCTGCTCGGCTTCCTGGTCGGCACGCTGTGCGGCCTGCTCAACGGACTGCTGGTCACGCGGCTGAAGCTGCCGCCGTTCATCGTCACCCTCGGCACGCTCAACGTGTTCTTCGCACTCAACCTCTGGTACTCGGAGAGCGCCACCATCCGCGGCACCGACATGCCGTCGCTGCTGCTGTGGACCGGCCAGACGATCAACATCGGCGGCACCCGCATCACCTACGGCTCGATCATGATGGTGGTGCTGGTGGCCGCGATGGCGTTCGCGCTGAAGAACACCGCCTGGGGCCGCCACGTCTACGCCACCGGCGACGACCTCGAAGCCTCACGCCTGTCCGGCATCCGCACCGGCCGCGTGCTGCTGAGCGTGTACGCCGCGGCGGGGGCGGTGTACGCGCTGAGCGCCTGGATTCTGATCGGCCGCATCGCCTCCGCAAGCCCGCAAGCCGGGCAGATGGACAACCTCGACTCGATCACCGCCGTGGTCATCGGCGGCACCAGCCTGTTCGGCGGACGCGGCGCGATCGTCGGCTCGCTGATCGGGGCGCTGATCGTCGGCGTGTTCCGCAACGGCCTCGCGCTGGCCGGGGTGGACGTGCTGTGGCAGACCCTCGCCGTCGGCGTGCTCATCATCGTCGCGGTCTCGCTGGACCAGTGGATCCGGAAGGTGAAGCCATGA
- a CDS encoding ATP-binding cassette domain-containing protein yields the protein MTTPVLQARGLVKRYGRVTALAGSDLELLPGEILAVIGDNGAGKSSLIKALSGAVVPDEGEILLDGEPVSFTSPIDARDAGIETVHQSLAVAPSLDIAANLFLGRERRRKGVLGSVFRMLDRNGMREEARRQLDALGIMTIQNPSQAVETLSGGQRQAVAVARAAAFGSRVVIMDEPTAALGVRESRAVLDLVLQVRDRGLPVILISHNMPHVFEVADRIHIQRLGRRKAVVDPKTISMSDAVAIMTGAMEPPDQAA from the coding sequence ATGACGACACCGGTGTTGCAGGCCCGAGGCCTGGTCAAGCGCTACGGCCGGGTCACCGCGCTGGCCGGCTCCGACCTGGAGCTGCTGCCCGGCGAGATCCTGGCCGTCATCGGCGACAACGGCGCGGGCAAGTCCAGCCTCATCAAGGCGCTGTCCGGGGCGGTCGTGCCGGACGAGGGCGAGATCCTGCTCGACGGAGAGCCGGTGTCGTTCACCTCGCCGATCGACGCGCGCGACGCCGGCATCGAGACCGTGCACCAGTCGCTGGCGGTCGCGCCGTCGCTGGACATCGCGGCCAACCTGTTCCTGGGGCGCGAACGCCGCCGTAAGGGCGTCCTCGGCTCGGTGTTCCGCATGCTCGACCGCAACGGCATGCGTGAGGAGGCACGACGCCAGCTCGACGCGCTGGGCATCATGACGATCCAGAACCCCAGCCAAGCCGTGGAGACCTTGTCCGGTGGCCAGCGCCAAGCCGTCGCCGTGGCCCGCGCCGCCGCGTTCGGCAGCCGCGTCGTCATCATGGACGAACCCACGGCAGCGCTGGGCGTGCGCGAGTCCCGCGCCGTGCTCGACCTCGTGCTCCAGGTCCGCGACCGCGGCCTGCCGGTCATCCTGATCAGCCACAACATGCCCCACGTCTTCGAGGTCGCCGACCGCATCCACATCCAGCGCCTCGGCCGGCGCAAAGCCGTCGTGGACCCGAAGACCATCTCGATGTCCGACGCCGTCGCGATCATGACCGGCGCCATGGAGCCTCCCGACCAAGCCGCCTGA
- a CDS encoding carbohydrate kinase family protein: MIIVGGEALVDLVPDRAGGYLPIPGGSPANTAVGLGRLGTPTALLARLADDRLGALLRTHLETSNVDLRYIATSSAPTTLAVVGVDQDGVADYSFYIDGCADGGWQVTDLPDALPPDAALHVGGSFALAVEPMATAFETLLSREHPHRVVTLDPNIRPNLIGDDTAVRARLRRWLGMVDVVKVSADDLRWIAPDRSLADVVSEWHDQGPVLVVVTRGAEGVYASGPSGHVDLPALPVDVVDTVGAGDAFMAGLLAAFDRNDLLTRTNLTTVTRAELTDTVTYAQRVAAITCTRTGADSPWFDELLPTEVRCATS; encoded by the coding sequence ATGATCATCGTTGGTGGCGAGGCCCTCGTGGACCTCGTGCCCGACCGCGCCGGCGGCTACCTCCCCATCCCGGGTGGCAGCCCCGCCAACACCGCCGTCGGCCTCGGCAGGCTCGGCACGCCGACCGCGTTGCTGGCACGGCTTGCCGACGATCGCCTGGGGGCGCTGCTGCGCACCCACCTCGAAACCTCCAACGTCGACCTGCGCTACATCGCCACGTCGTCCGCGCCGACCACGCTCGCCGTGGTGGGCGTCGACCAGGACGGCGTGGCCGACTACTCGTTCTACATCGACGGCTGCGCCGACGGCGGCTGGCAGGTGACCGACCTGCCGGACGCCCTGCCACCGGACGCGGCACTGCACGTGGGCGGGTCGTTCGCGCTCGCGGTCGAGCCGATGGCCACCGCGTTCGAGACCCTGCTGTCGCGCGAACACCCGCACCGCGTCGTCACCCTCGACCCCAACATCCGACCCAACCTGATCGGCGACGACACCGCCGTGCGCGCCCGATTGCGGCGCTGGCTCGGGATGGTGGACGTCGTCAAGGTCAGTGCCGACGACCTGCGGTGGATCGCCCCCGACCGTTCACTCGCCGATGTCGTGTCCGAGTGGCACGACCAGGGGCCCGTTCTCGTCGTCGTCACCCGTGGAGCGGAGGGCGTGTACGCCTCCGGACCCAGCGGCCACGTCGACCTCCCCGCCCTGCCCGTCGACGTCGTCGACACCGTCGGCGCGGGAGACGCCTTCATGGCCGGCCTCCTGGCCGCCTTCGACCGCAACGACCTGCTCACCCGGACCAACCTGACCACCGTGACCCGCGCCGAGTTGACCGACACCGTCACCTACGCCCAACGCGTCGCGGCCATCACCTGCACCCGCACCGGCGCCGACTCACCGTGGTTCGACGAACTGCTCCCCACCGAAGTCCGCTGCGCGACCTCCTGA
- a CDS encoding ricin-type beta-trefoil lectin domain protein: MRRSTFRRHITALSAVAILIAIAAVAAPSAQAAPYPEYPYDATDYNEPIRGQFHFSSQGGWMNDVNAPLYYNGVYHLFYQHNPHGVYWDTMHWGHATSRDLVHWTQQPIALEPSLHNATLFSGGGWVDHNNVTGLKTGTDAPILLFTNTDGVSIAYSTDGARTFRMHNGGAKVISTPYESRDPKVIWDAARNRWSMVFWGNEGGNVAKFYSSTNLLDWTYRGEFRADWLFECPDLYQLPVDGNTSNPKWVLQDASGEYVIGTLNSAGVFVADPGWSRPQRMDMGRTAFDGTAYAGLTFTNMPDNRVVQMFWQPGNKGATWTGNASFPARLGLRTFPGEGIRVTRNPVSEISTIRQPSQTWSNLTISNDLATNPFNGIAADTYEIEATYNLTGATATDFGFELHRRADGTRDAAIGYDRVRQTLADAPMPPVDNRVKLRVLVDRGQLETFGNDGKVSVTDNVDFDSSSHSLGIRTYANNGTVRIESLTFRRLGKAWTNAPSGPDQGVGMIKHNGADKCVDRDNATAVVQVWDCWNSANQRWTFTAAGKIKIGDECLDQPGETIGNGAKLKTHPCWGGDNQRWIRIGANQYQNSWSKRCLDLEAGNATNGRQLQVWDCVGGPNQSWSMPA, translated from the coding sequence ATGCGCAGATCCACCTTCCGGCGCCACATCACCGCCCTGTCGGCAGTGGCGATCCTGATCGCGATCGCGGCAGTCGCCGCACCCTCGGCGCAGGCGGCGCCCTACCCGGAGTACCCGTACGACGCGACGGACTACAACGAGCCGATCCGCGGCCAGTTCCACTTCAGCTCGCAGGGCGGCTGGATGAACGACGTGAACGCGCCGCTGTACTACAACGGCGTCTACCACCTCTTCTACCAGCACAACCCGCACGGCGTGTACTGGGACACGATGCACTGGGGCCACGCGACAAGCAGGGACCTTGTGCACTGGACCCAGCAGCCGATCGCCCTTGAGCCGAGCTTGCACAACGCCACGCTGTTCTCCGGCGGCGGCTGGGTCGACCACAACAACGTCACTGGTCTCAAGACCGGCACCGACGCCCCGATCCTGCTGTTCACCAACACCGACGGCGTGTCCATCGCCTACAGCACCGACGGCGCCCGGACGTTCCGCATGCACAACGGCGGCGCCAAGGTGATCTCCACCCCGTACGAGTCCCGCGACCCCAAAGTCATCTGGGACGCCGCCCGCAACCGGTGGAGCATGGTCTTCTGGGGCAACGAAGGCGGCAACGTCGCCAAGTTCTACAGCTCGACGAACCTGCTCGACTGGACCTACCGCGGCGAGTTCCGCGCCGACTGGCTGTTCGAGTGCCCCGACCTCTACCAACTGCCGGTCGACGGCAACACCTCGAACCCCAAGTGGGTGCTCCAGGACGCGAGCGGTGAATACGTCATCGGCACGCTGAACAGCGCCGGCGTCTTCGTGGCCGACCCCGGCTGGTCGCGGCCGCAACGGATGGACATGGGCCGCACGGCCTTCGACGGGACCGCCTACGCCGGCCTCACGTTCACCAACATGCCCGACAACCGGGTGGTCCAGATGTTCTGGCAGCCCGGCAACAAGGGCGCTACCTGGACCGGCAACGCGTCGTTCCCCGCGCGGCTCGGGCTCAGGACGTTCCCGGGCGAGGGCATCCGGGTGACCCGCAACCCCGTCAGCGAGATCTCCACCATCCGCCAGCCGTCGCAGACCTGGAGCAACCTGACCATCTCCAACGACCTCGCGACCAACCCGTTCAACGGCATCGCCGCCGACACCTACGAGATCGAGGCGACGTACAACCTGACCGGAGCGACAGCGACGGACTTCGGCTTCGAGCTGCACCGACGTGCCGACGGCACACGTGACGCGGCGATCGGCTACGACCGCGTCCGGCAGACCCTCGCCGACGCACCCATGCCACCCGTCGACAACCGGGTGAAGCTGCGGGTCCTCGTCGACCGCGGGCAGTTGGAGACCTTCGGCAACGACGGCAAGGTCTCCGTCACCGACAACGTGGACTTCGACTCCTCCAGCCACAGCCTCGGCATCCGCACGTACGCCAACAACGGCACGGTGCGCATCGAATCGCTGACGTTCCGGCGACTGGGCAAGGCGTGGACGAACGCGCCCAGCGGACCGGACCAGGGCGTCGGCATGATCAAGCACAACGGCGCCGACAAGTGCGTCGACCGCGACAACGCCACCGCCGTCGTGCAGGTCTGGGATTGCTGGAACAGCGCCAACCAGCGCTGGACGTTCACCGCCGCCGGGAAGATCAAAATCGGCGACGAGTGCCTCGACCAGCCCGGGGAGACCATCGGCAACGGGGCGAAGCTCAAGACGCACCCGTGCTGGGGCGGCGACAACCAGCGGTGGATCCGCATCGGCGCGAACCAGTACCAGAACTCGTGGTCGAAGCGCTGCCTGGACCTCGAAGCCGGGAACGCGACCAACGGCCGCCAGTTGCAGGTGTGGGACTGCGTCGGGGGTCCGAACCAGAGCTGGAGCATGCCGGCCTGA
- a CDS encoding family 43 glycosylhydrolase, with translation MLKLISAVLAACVVAVTVQGATATADVSVAATESTFPLADPDTVRAEDGRYVTYGTTVGAGVGNRCGATGKLFVPVLVHGSANTVGMSDCAAADAMPGGPGTWAEGNIWAPGVVRFGTRYFMYYTASKRGTGQKCIGRAVSDGARGPFTNAGGWACPPDGRWALDANPFVADGRLHVAYRDDAIAAGAETGISVVATDANGWAVWSTRRDALKSTDITWDTAGTSGGTHVVENPSMFRAADGLWYLAYSGNNWDSARYSTGIARCGGPLPGSRCTPLQNGVERPYFGFTGTGGLNPYRGLPGNHRGPGGMDVFTAADGSHRVVYHWWNGSSRFPITGVLGRDAGGFLVS, from the coding sequence ATGCTCAAGCTCATCTCTGCCGTCCTCGCCGCGTGCGTGGTCGCCGTGACGGTGCAGGGCGCGACCGCGACGGCCGACGTCTCGGTCGCCGCAACCGAGTCGACCTTCCCGCTGGCGGACCCGGACACGGTGCGCGCGGAGGACGGTCGTTACGTCACGTACGGCACGACCGTCGGCGCCGGTGTCGGCAACCGGTGCGGCGCCACCGGAAAGCTGTTCGTGCCGGTGCTCGTGCACGGTTCGGCGAACACGGTCGGCATGTCCGACTGCGCCGCCGCCGACGCGATGCCGGGTGGTCCGGGCACGTGGGCCGAGGGCAACATCTGGGCGCCGGGCGTGGTGCGCTTCGGCACCCGCTACTTCATGTACTACACGGCGTCCAAGCGCGGCACGGGGCAGAAGTGCATCGGCCGGGCGGTGTCCGACGGCGCGCGCGGCCCGTTCACGAACGCGGGTGGCTGGGCCTGCCCGCCGGACGGCCGGTGGGCTCTCGACGCCAACCCGTTCGTCGCGGACGGGCGGCTGCACGTCGCCTACCGGGACGACGCGATCGCCGCGGGCGCGGAGACCGGCATCTCCGTGGTGGCGACCGACGCGAACGGGTGGGCGGTCTGGTCGACCCGCCGGGACGCGTTGAAGAGCACCGACATCACCTGGGACACCGCGGGGACCAGCGGCGGCACGCACGTCGTGGAGAACCCGTCGATGTTCCGGGCCGCCGACGGCCTCTGGTACCTGGCGTACTCGGGCAACAACTGGGACAGCGCCCGCTACTCGACCGGCATCGCCAGGTGCGGCGGCCCGCTCCCCGGATCGCGTTGCACACCGCTCCAGAACGGCGTCGAACGGCCGTACTTCGGGTTCACCGGAACCGGCGGCCTCAACCCGTACCGAGGCCTGCCCGGCAACCACCGCGGCCCCGGCGGCATGGACGTCTTCACCGCGGCCGACGGCAGCCACCGCGTCGTCTACCACTGGTGGAACGGCAGCAGCCGCTTCCCGATCACCGGTGTGCTCGGCCGCGACGCCGGCGGCTTCCTTGTCAGCTGA
- a CDS encoding trypsin-like serine protease yields the protein MRTATVAAAVVALAAVTASPAFAINTYNAVPAPERTEVGALVATWDNDDNPATPDRVDWVCSGTMVDADTFLTAAHCVDGFASNVKFYVSLLQDVQGALDAATGTPAQKAAAVGVPGTAHGDPAYPGNSADSHDIAVVELPAKQMASRWSFTPATLPTAGKLDTMSPKALDATEYTVVGYGTEEAKRGPGGHTHPGGGVRMKAPLGFNALNNTWLRLSMNESQGNGGACYGDSGGPNFATIDGKRVLVATTITGDAPCYATNVVYRLDAPSARSFLTPFVALP from the coding sequence ATGCGCACAGCAACCGTGGCCGCGGCAGTTGTCGCCTTGGCCGCTGTGACCGCGTCGCCCGCGTTCGCGATCAACACCTACAACGCCGTACCCGCCCCGGAGCGCACCGAGGTCGGCGCCCTGGTCGCGACCTGGGACAACGACGACAACCCCGCCACGCCGGACCGCGTCGACTGGGTGTGCAGCGGCACGATGGTCGACGCCGACACGTTCCTCACCGCGGCCCACTGCGTCGACGGATTTGCCTCGAACGTCAAGTTCTACGTCTCGCTGCTCCAGGACGTGCAGGGCGCGCTCGACGCAGCGACCGGGACTCCGGCGCAGAAGGCGGCGGCGGTCGGCGTGCCGGGCACGGCCCACGGCGACCCGGCCTATCCCGGCAACTCCGCCGATTCGCACGACATCGCGGTGGTGGAGCTGCCCGCCAAGCAGATGGCGTCGCGCTGGAGTTTCACGCCGGCCACCCTGCCGACGGCGGGCAAGCTCGACACGATGAGCCCGAAGGCGCTGGACGCCACGGAGTACACCGTCGTGGGCTACGGCACGGAGGAAGCCAAGAGGGGCCCCGGCGGCCACACCCATCCTGGCGGCGGCGTGCGGATGAAGGCTCCGCTGGGCTTCAACGCGCTCAACAACACCTGGCTGCGACTGTCGATGAACGAGTCGCAGGGCAACGGCGGAGCCTGCTACGGCGACTCGGGCGGTCCGAACTTCGCGACGATCGACGGCAAGCGCGTCCTGGTCGCGACCACGATCACCGGCGATGCCCCGTGCTACGCGACGAACGTCGTGTACCGCCTGGACGCCCCGTCGGCCCGCTCGTTCCTGACCCCGTTCGTCGCACTTCCGTAG